Part of the Oncorhynchus tshawytscha isolate Ot180627B linkage group LG23, Otsh_v2.0, whole genome shotgun sequence genome, TTGAATCCGGTCTAAAAGCGTTATAAACCAGGTTCTTAGACTTCTAGTAGCTGTACAGTACCTTTTTGTTTAGAATCATAAACATGTTAACTGTTAGTAGAAAGCTTGCTGCTATAATATTAAGGGTAAAGCTAAACTAATGCTCTGTGTAACTAAAGGGGAGTGTTGTTGTCCAGGAGTGAGGAGGCTGAATGTCAAAGAAGAATTGAACTCTCCTCACAAGTTCTGCTGAGTGGTGAGTCTTCATTAGTTGGTAGACTGACTGTTAAGACTGTGGACTAAGAAAAGATGTACATTTAAACTTCACAGCAGCTTTCCTTCCCCTTTCTGGTCTTCCACACCAGTATTTGTGTCTGTGGAGTCACAAAGAATAACATGGATAAATCCTCATTATTTTACAGGAACACAATGTATTATTGATGTATAAATTAATAAATAACAAAATTGTAACCTGGGACTTGTCTGAGTTTGTATTGCTTTCAATCCCCTCCTTCCAGCATTTGATCGAACTTTTTGATTGTATATTGAGTGCCACCTAGTGGACATTTGTATTAGTGCTTTTCAGGACTATTGGTCATCACCTTAGTAACATTAATCTAgtttaatttttttaaagtgGGTCGATTGTAAAGATAAAACATGTCTCCAAATGAAGATATTTATCTCCATAATGGCTCATTTATTaaacaaattaaatcaaataatTCAGAGTAAATATTCTCACCAACAGTGTAAAATTCTGTCATGAATTCCTCCCTAAATGCTGAAGAGATGGATGGGACAGTGGACCATTGGTCAGGGACTTGTTTTGTGGCTGGGCTACATTCAACTATCTCATTGTGCTCTTTGTTTGTGTtgcaaccctcccctcctccaggcACACAGGAGGGTGAATGTGTGTCACTTGTGGTTTCTAGACACTCCAATCCCCAGACAGGCATTAAGTCACGCTTTTATTCCAGCAGGTGTTCACAACTGAAGAATCACTTTTTAAACAAGTACCAGAGATGTGTTGGGGTGGATCCCTTGTCACAATGTGTAAAACCCCATTTAAGGCAGGAAAACTATAACTTGGCAAAAGTTAAGGACAGGTGATCTGACTTGAACCAATCAAACAGTTTAATACATAATCATTTGATTGTACATGTACAGTTAAAATAATTGCAAATGCACAAGGAACATGCTTTTTCAGAACAAAATAAGGATACCGTTTGGAATAAGGGTAGACAAACAGCCAACTGTTTTTTGAGCCATTGGCATAGAGAGAAGATAGAACACAAAGCAGGAAGGACATGTTTTGTCCTCATGTTCAATTAGCAGCAACGTGGTTAAACAGACACCTGTAGTCAGTCCTGCTGGTTATTTGCAATTAAGAGTTGCTAATGCAAACCTCTTACACATTGTCTGTTACACTACGTAAATGCATGGTTGTGATGTAAATTCTGAATATACAAGGCATTAGTAAATAATTGTCACCGTCAATTTAGACCTCGTCCTCAGAAGACGTCTTATCATTGGGCAGACCTTTAGGCAGAGATAAAGACATATGTCAAAGGCTTCAGCACTGAATAATGGTCACTTTAGAGACCTGTACAAGATCCCTGTTGACAGTGATGATAGGATGGTGTAATATTAAAGAGGCTATACAGAACTTTTGCCTCTAGGGGTGTGCTTGAGACAAAAGGGATCCCTGGTGTAAAATGGACAGAAAATTGTCCAGAAATTACATCATTGGACAGAAAGTGGCATATCTCCCCACACCCAACAAAAAAGCAGAATTGTTGGCCTAAAACTAAGTGGTTTCATATAAATCATACATACAGCCAAATTGACTTCACAGTTAACTACACTTTCTTAGTGTATCTTTAGGTCACTGTACTGTTTGTATGTCATGTCACCATAaggctggtggtgtgtgtgtgttctccaccaGGGGTCAGTGATGGCACTGCTCAGTAAATGTATGCACAAGAAACTAATTGGAAGAAAACAGGCAGAAAGAGGGTAGGGGCAAACCTGAAGATCTTCAtattccattgcaaaatgttttgatgAATACGACCCTGTTGTCTAAGGCTGGTGTGCATTCCACTGGGTTAGGGCTCAGATTAGATCACTGCTCAGTACACCAGGTACTTGAACTCAGAGTAGATGAGGGGAAACATGACGGTACAGGCGCGGTACAGGATAGCTCCACTCGTGAATAAGGCTCGGGGTTTGGTGAACCACGACTCAGACTTGAAGTTGTAGTAGATGGCGTACAAGGCCACGGCAAAGAAGTGTCCAATCAGAGTCATCGGATGGGGCGTCAACCTGGGAATAGAATGGATTGAGATCTAATTAAGACCATAGACAATTGATTGAATTTGATCATTAATAGTAGTAGGCGGCCCAAGCCggagacaacattacatacaTAACATATTATTGAGGATAAAAACACAATAAGGGCTGAAGGCTTATTTCCAATGTGGTCCTCTAATGTCAATACAGgtgcacatacagtatacatttatatacactgagtgtacaaaacattaggaacacctgctctttccatgacatagactgactgggtgaatccaggtgagtatgatcccttattcatgtcacttgttaaatctacttcaaccagtgtagatgaaggggaggagacaggttaaagaagggtttttaagccttgagacaattaggttaaagaagggtttttaagccttgagacaatttagatatggattgtgtatgtgccattcagagggtgaatgggcaagacaaaagatttaagtgcctttgaacgtgtatggtagtaggtgtcaggcgcaccagtttgagtgtgtcaagaactgcaacgctgctgggtttttcacactcatcagtttcccgtgtgtaacaataattgtccaccacccaaaggacacctagtcaacttgacacaactgtgggaagcattggagtcaacatgggccagcatccctgtgcaatgctttcaacaccttgtaaagtccataCCCCCaatgaattgaagctgttctgagggcaaaagggggtgcaactcaatattaggaaggtgttcctattgttttgtaCACGCTAtgaatattttacacacatattTTTGGCTATTTTTTGAATGGGGAATATTGCATTGACATACACAGTCAAGGATCAACTGTAACAGTTTTGAAGTGTGTCGAACACATTAGTGAGACTCACACTGAGAGAAGACCAATGGGGCCGTTGACACACTCCCCACCCAGCTTGAAGTAAAGGAAGCATGCCTTTCTCAGCTGGTGGAGAGAATCTGAAAGACACAAACACCAAACAGCTCATGAATATGCATGTCAGCCATGAAGGAGATTATGCTAAATGGTACAGTATATCTCAGTGTAGTACCCTGCTGGTAAAATCCACAGCTTAACAATAAAAATTATTTCAGCAGAAATCATTTATTCTGAATATCTCCTAAATGTGCCTCTCTGTTTGCTATAATCGCCCTAGCTAAGTGTTTAGTGTCAGTAATTTAAGGTATACGACATGTACTGAGAAGAAGTACTGTACAGTTAGAAAACAAATGATTGAAGTAGTGACattggcaacaatttaattaaatCCTACAGGTATAGTGCATTATAATGTCGTTATAATGCACCAAAAGACTTGACATAACCATGTATGACCTTATTCTATTGTGTGTGTTGGCAGGGGATAGTAAaaaggacagagaaggagactCACTGTCTGTTGCAGCAAACAACTCGTACAGGGCTTGAGCCAACACATTCACCACAAAGGAATGTGATGACTTGCGTTCCCAGTGGAATTTTTTCTTTGCCTATTatgaaaaaatgttttaaaaaataacatgttttatatttcagccttgtgcagTAAATCCTAACATTGCTCTGTAACTATTCCTTTGACTACTACAACACTGCGGATTACAGAAACAATATGCCCTGTGGCGCACATAAAAAAACTCCCTAACGTTCTGTGGTAGCAGGTGGTTGCAATGCAATATGGACCCACATTCCACAAAACAACAATACACATTCCAACCAAGGCCATTCAGACAGTGATAATGTGTGTGGcggagtctggtctggtggaaGCTGACTCCGGAACACATATCCCCCTGGTCGGCCATTCTGTCTGAACCCCTCTACTGTCTATCCCTTCTCTGTAGTACCCACTGTCCAATCATTAACATAAtactgactgtaagtcactctggataagatgaCCAAAACGTCATGGAAATGTAATAATCATAAGAAAGGGGGATGAGATTAGGGATGTGAGTTTACCTGGAGCATGGCTGTGTTGTCGTACAGGTCAGGGATGTTCTTCATCAGGCTCCTCCAGATCAGGACGTCATTGAGGGCCACACTCATCCCTCCTCCGGTCAGAGGGTGTCTCATGTTGTAGGCGTCACCCAGAAGGAGCACACCTGGAACAGGACAAAGGCCCATGTTAGCCCCAGTCTACACCTCACTAACATTACACATTTACACTGCTAGAGGGACCATCTTTTTCAGCAAAATATCTGATCTGATCAGGCTTTTAAGCTACTTAGCTAAAGATAAAATAGTTTATCGACCATGCATTGAACTCTCCAAGGTTGCgttccaaatgggaccctattccatTTGCCCTTTAGGACACAGCCCAACACTGGTCAGTAGTTGTGTCCTACCTGGCTTGTTGACTGGGGACGGAGGCAGGAAGCTTGCTGGCATAGACCTCAGCCGGTCGTTCTGCAGAGCCACCATGAACGGCTCCTTTAGGTGTTCTAGAGAAGAGACAACAGagtcaggtcagaggtcacacaTTCATCACCATAAAGATGGGTGGATAAAGAACTGAAATCAACCCATAATGCCGTCATTTACTCTTTGTGTGTTGAAGCTCTCAAGCACATATTCATGTGGGTGCTTTACATTGGTGGTGGATATGGTTAGCTTGCCCTTAAATCTCACGAGGCCCGAGGCCATCCCTCCatacagcagggtagcctagtggttagagcgttggactagtaactgaaaggttgtaagaacgaatccctgagctgacaaggtcaaatctgtcattctgcccctgaacagggcagttaacccactgttcctaggccgtcattgtaaataagaatttgttcttaactgacttacctagttaaataaaggtaaaaaatatataaataaataaaatacaatgtaAGGGACGTTGAACACATGGGAAAGCTATGCTGTTTAAATCTCTATACTGTAATATACCCTAAATTCCTTACCTGGTAGTTGTGGGTGTATTTTCTCAGCCATGTACTCGGTGAGGTTCCTGGGCATCTCTCCCCTGATGTCCACCAGCACCCTGGTGTCTGAGGAGGAGATCTGGTAGATGAGGACAGGGCTGGGGTTAGCCAGGACCAGCTCAGCATGGTGGGGCTTGAACTGGGGAGAGTTCTGACCAGGAGAGGACAGAAAGGAAATACATTAGTCTGACtgcattttattaattgtttgtttggttggttggtaaaaagtgtctgctaaatgacacgtTAGTTGTTTGGTCGGTCGGTCGATTCATTGATTCGctcgttcattcattcattcaatatAATACTTGAACAAACCTTCATGATACATCCAACAaagtgagaggaggtctgggccTTCCCAGCTACCAGGCTCTTCCTGAACTTTGAGAAACAGCCGTCAGCTACTACAGTTACTGCTGCATGGACCTCCTATGGGACAGGTTAACACAATTACAACAGTTAAAAACACATTTGTTACACTGCTTGTCTTATCAATGTATCCTGGTGAATTGCTAATCAATAGGTGTAAATACTGTCAAGGGTAATTGTAAGTATCAGCATGGGGCTATTTTACACAGCAAAGGTTATCTGGAGAGTAACAGAGTATAAGCTGCATCGCAAGCTTAGAGGTGACCTTCGTGTCTCCTGTCTCCTTGTCCCTGTAATGCACTCCTGTCACACAGCCATCCTCTTCCTCCAGGCTGGACACGGTGCCCTCTATGAGCGTAACACTAGAGGAGAGCAAAGTACCAGTTTTTAAGAAACAGTAGTTATAGTGACGGTATTAATAGAGACAGATTCTTCTGATCACATGACCTGACAAGGAAAAGGATAATCAGCCTATAAGAACTAAACCCTGGACTTGGTcctggtcatgtggtcaggaaaaacGTGTGGACTTAGTGATAGTAATGACATGTCCAACAGGTATAGTGAAGGTTCTCTCCCAGCCTTACTTTGGCTCAGCGAGGGCGGCTCTGCGCAGGCCCATGATAAAGCGTCCATGGTGAAAGGCCCTGCCACACTGGATACTGCTGTCTGCCTGGGGATATGGGATCTCCACCTCTGTGCTGCTCTCGATGTCATGAATCACATAGCCGTTCACCACGTGGGCATCCAGCCCCTCCACTGAATCTGAGAGGAGAGCCCAGGGTTAGGCAAGGGTGATGAAACACTTTTCATTATTCATTTAACTCAGGTCTTTAGTGGCAAAAAATAATGTCTTTACATTAAATAGGGACTTGGGTGTCTTTGCTACAGTTTGTTTGGTCCCACTTTAAACCAAACAACTTTTAAAGCCTTTATAGGGCTTTTATTAAGTTGTCATAAGCCCTATATAGGTCCTGCCTTGCTCATTGAACACAGCCCCCATTTAATGAAAGGGCTTATTGCGAGTCAGCCCATTGGTTGTTTCCCCACGCTATCACCTTTTTACACGTAGACCCCACACTAAAATATCTGTAGTCCATGCTCCAGAGACCACTCACCCTCCATTCCCAGTTCTCGCAGGGCCCTGTATCCACCAGGCTGCAGCAGCTCTCCCACTATCCTGTCAGGCTCCTTCAGGTCCCTCTCTATCACAGTGACCCTCCGGCCGTCCCGGGCCAGCACTACAGCCATGGCCGACCCCAGGACTCCCGCCCCTACTATGATCACATCCGGCTCCTGAGATACAGGAGAGTCCCCTGCTGCTGGGGGGCTCTCCATGGCTGAGGAACACACTCTTTTCCTCCTGCCACCTCCCTGTTTAGAGAGAAAGCTaggttgttttttttaaccatagaaggttaaaaaaagaaagaatagtCTTTGGACTATAATTGGACACTATTTTATTGTGTATAGTGTATAATGAAGTAGGCCAATATTCTAGTTTATTTCTTGTTTTTGGTCTTCAACAGATTGTACAGTTATCATTACTCACCTTCGTTGACGCGCTCTCTCCACTCCTGTGCCTGACAGCTGAGGGTTTCGGTACAAATGTATTGATGACCGGTAGGGATAATAAAAGTTCCAGCGGTAATTGTAGAATTTGGGGTACCTTGCATGTATGTCCGTGGTACCTGACATAGGATAGCAGCATCCCCACTGCCAAGAACACTACAGCCGCCAGGATTATCTCTTTGTGAGCATACTCCAAAACTGCGTCGCATTTCTTATAAATGTAGGTGAAACTTGCAATTCCAAGAAAAGTCCacatatttattatattattaaactAGGCTACTTGAAATGAATAGGCTAACTCATTCAATAAATTACCACTGCTCAGAATGTTTCCTAACCTATAACCTGAAACTAAATTGCAAAAACAAAAAGTAGCCGAGATCATGGAATAGAATAAAGTACGCAATAAAATATTATCACAGTTCAACAGTTATTTCAAAAATAGCAAATATTCCATCTACTGGCGTAGACAATTGAGCATCCTATTTCAGTTTCTTTAGCAAATCGTAGGCCTAGTAATATTTCAAATATATCCGTTAATCAAAAAGAAAAGTATTCAAAACCATTACAATTATTCCACCAGACATTTCAGATGGTTTCAGAGGATGCTAAATATTATATGATAATGAGATAGGTAGGAACTTCGGGTTCGCAGGTTTGGTGTCCCGCCCTCTCTGTATCTGAACCGTCCAATCAGGAACAGCACATCGGTGAGCAGAGCTCACGCTATCTGGCCATTGGCCAATCCTCGGCTGCTGGTTGGAGCGCTGGCTGAGAGAGGATAGTATGATATGATGTCACTGGAAAGGTGTCTATGGACAGGTTTCTGTGTTTGCAAACATTGCCTCGCGATGGCGACACGCGAAAGCTAGTGGCAGATCAAGGGGAAGTTCTTATAGAACATGGGGGGAAAAGCCTATATTTACatgttgcttatgagtgcatttcatactacttttggattataattggatCTTAAACCTTGTATGAATGTTCTGCTTAATAATAACGCTTGTCATCGCAAATCACCTGCATTATACTTTTAAAAAACACTTCaccttcaaccagtaaaatggctTTTGCTGTAGCCAATATCAATGAGCGTTACCATTCTAGCTAACTGCTGCTGCATCCAAAATAGCTATTTTGCAACTATCACAACCAAATAATCTTAGCGACTGTTCAAGCAAGAATCAAAACATAATTGTAAGCTTATGAGAGCCCCAAAAAGTTATTTTAAGAAGTAATACAAACGTAAATGTAGGCTATGTTGAATGCGCGCAGATGGCGATGGCTTTCTTACTGTCAGTGTGTCGTATACTGGAAAGGTGTCTATCCGTCTACAATTGTACACTATGGAGGAAGTTACCAAACCGGTTCAGTCAGTACTCTTTGCCAGATATAGGAAATAACTCTTATGGATTGTGTTACATGCCGGTATTTTGCCTTGGGGTGATTATGTAGGATTGTGAGGATATCAAtacaaacatgtatttttatttctgAGGGCATCCGGGtgtatcgtcggacagggccacagtgtctcccgacagCTCCAGGCTAAGCCTCCAGTTTTTAtgctgctgtctctaactctgaatcatcggctatgaaaagccaactgacatttactcctgaggtgctgtcctgttgcaccctcgacaaccattgtgattattattacctgaccctgctggtcatctatgaaagattgaacatcttggccatgttcggttataatcttcacccaggacagccagaagaggactggccacccctcagagcctggttcctctggattacttcctaggttctggcctttctagggagtttaacctagccactgtgcttctacatctgcattgcttgctgtttggggttttaggctgggtttctgtacagcacttagtGACATTGGTAAAGGGCTTTATATCTTTGAATGATTGATTTATGTTGGGCAGCCTTATTAAATAtggtatgttttttttaaagtcttttTGCCAAGACATCAACCTTTTTAATGTTACTCTAACATTAGAAGCTAAAAAGCAAcactatatatatttattttaataacTATAATAGTAATGCAAAGCACTGACACAATAGGGTTTGCTTCTTTTTATTCAACTCCAGTATGAAAAACTGATCAATTAGTTAATTCCTTAATTCAGTATTTGAAATGCCTTGTAATTTATACTAAATTAAATTCATATTTCTGGTCTTTACCATTGATGGCCTCATAATCTAATCATATGTCAACATTACAGGAGTGTGTATTAAAATAGTCCACATTCACAAGACTCCACTGATTAATTCTTTATACTATAACTGTAATAATAGTTAGTCATGTGAAACTATATCACTCTCTAAGCATACTATTATGAAAGGTCTGGATGGACACTATACCACTCAGGACAAGGGATTTCATGGTCAAACAAGACTTCACCACATGTCTTCAAAGGTAGTGGTTAAAGACCGTTTCATATTTCTCCTGTTTGCCTGATGTGACTTTGGGCTCCCCATTTTGCTTGACAAAGTCCTGAGAATAAACAACAAAAACTGCCATTAACATTATACTGACTTAGTAGCATTGAATCAACAGTGTTGTTACAAACACatgagtgctgtagagatggtacTACGTTGTTATTCCACTAGTGACCTCACCTCCAGCTCCTCCAATGAGGTGCTGCCATCCTCTACTTTCTGACCAATCCCATGGCTGAAGCTCATGTAGCGCTCCTGTCAGAAGACAGCGATGTTGTGTGGGAAAGCTTATATAGCTTGAGCATAGCTAGCTAATACATAAGCATTCTTTAGCACATATACTACATTTTGTCTCCTTGCAATGCCAacatacctggtaaaataaggttaAGTGCATGAACGAATGAATATACTAATTTATATATTGTCTTAGTCACTTGACCATCCCAGTGATTAAGTGAATACGTGAACAAATTAAAATGATGCCTCATTACCTTGACCATGCTGGTGATAACTCCTTCCTCTATGATCCTGACTGCGTTCCTCAGGCCGCGTGCGAAGGCGTCCATGGCTCCGACGTGGGCTATGAACAGGTCCTCCAGGTCTGTGGACTCCCTACGCACCTTAGCATCGAAGTTCAGACCCCCCGGCTGCAGACCACCCTGCTCTATCACAGTCTGGGGAGGATAAAACAATACATTGTCTTACATTCTACCTGCTGACGTTCTGATAGGCATCATCATGAAATAACTGTTTAttagtaattgtgtgtgtgtgtgtgtgtccattatcTCCTATGTCACCTTCATTATCATGGTGGTGTTCCGTTCCTGATGTCCATGGGGAACTGGTCTGTGTCCCAGCCCAGGTCAGGAGAACCCGTGTTGGAGTCCACAGAGCCCAGCATGCCAAACCTACACACCAGAACAACAG contains:
- the LOC112222797 gene encoding squalene monooxygenase, with product MWTFLGIASFTYIYKKCDAVLEYAHKEIILAAVVFLAVGMLLSYVRYHGHTCKVPQILQLPLELLLSLPVINTFVPKPSAVRHRSGESASTKGGGRRKRVCSSAMESPPAAGDSPVSQEPDVIIVGAGVLGSAMAVVLARDGRRVTVIERDLKEPDRIVGELLQPGGYRALRELGMEDSVEGLDAHVVNGYVIHDIESSTEVEIPYPQADSSIQCGRAFHHGRFIMGLRRAALAEPNVTLIEGTVSSLEEEDGCVTGVHYRDKETGDTKEVHAAVTVVADGCFSKFRKSLVAGKAQTSSHFVGCIMKNSPQFKPHHAELVLANPSPVLIYQISSSDTRVLVDIRGEMPRNLTEYMAEKIHPQLPEHLKEPFMVALQNDRLRSMPASFLPPSPVNKPGVLLLGDAYNMRHPLTGGGMSVALNDVLIWRSLMKNIPDLYDNTAMLQAKKKFHWERKSSHSFVVNVLAQALYELFAATDNSLHQLRKACFLYFKLGGECVNGPIGLLSVLTPHPMTLIGHFFAVALYAIYYNFKSESWFTKPRALFTSGAILYRACTVMFPLIYSEFKYLVY